The DNA segment CTGTTTAGCGTTTTATTGTTACTATTCAATAACAGTGCCTATGCGCAATGGCATAATCTGGCCGAAGATATCATGGGTACCCGTGTCAGTGTAGAGCTCTGGCATAAGGATCAGCTACAGGCGGATCAAGCCATGGCAGCGGTGATGGCGGTGATGCATCAAGTCAATGCCAGTATGAGTCCCTATCTTGAAAGCAGCGAGTTGTATCAACTCAATGCCCACGCTGCACAAACGCCTGTAGTGGTTTCAGCAGACCTTTTTTCACTGCTACAAAAGTCTCTGTATTATTCTAAAATCAGTGACGGAAAATTTGATATCAGCTTTGCCTCCGTTGGGCGGTTTTATAATTACCGCAAGTCGCTTGCCCCCAGTGAGCGTGAACGACTGGATAATTTACCCGCTATTAACTATCGACAAATACAACTTAATTCAGCCCAGTCCAGCGTTCGCTTTTTACATCCGCAGCTTAAAATTGATTTGGGGGGCATTGCCAAGGGTTATGCCGTCGATCGTGCCATTGCGCTCTTAGAGCAGCGTGGTATAGCTTCTGCTATTGTCAGTGCCGGTGGCGATAGTCGTATTCTGGGTGACCGTCGCGGTACTCCCTGGGTGATGGGGATTCGTCACCCCCGCAAAGCAGAGCAGTATGCTGTTCGTATCCCCTTGATCAATTCAGCGATTTCTACCTCGGGTGATTATGAGCGTTTTTTTATCAAAGACGAACAACGGGTGCATCATATTATTAACCCCGCCACAGGCAAGTCAGTCTCCAGTGTGCAAAGTGTGAGTATTTTAGCGCCATTGGCGGTCGATAGTGATGCCTTGTCCACCACGGTGTTTGTTTTAGGTATTGAGCAGGGTTTGGCTTTGGTCAATAACATGCCGGGGATTGATGCGATTATTATCGCAGCGGACGGGCGTTTACATTATTCTGATGAACTATTACGTGCGCAACCATAACGATAGAGTTTATCAGAGCTCAGTGGAGTGTTTTATGAATAAAGGTATAACCATAATCGCGATAATCGGCCTGCTATTATCCAGCCAGCTCTTTGCCCAAGACCCTAATGAGATGGTAGAGCGTTTGGAAAAAGCTCAGGCCTGTATGAATGAAGTTGACCGCACGGAATTTAAACGTATTGAGAGTGCACTTAATGCCTTGCAAACCGAGCTGAAACAACTATGCGATCAGGGTAAGCCTGATCAGGCGCAGAAAAAAGCTCAGGCTTTTGCGCAAGAGTTAAAAGGTTCTATGGTGATTGAACAAGTCAAAGAGTGCGCAGAAATTCTGGAGGATATGATGCCAGAGATGGCTGTGCTCAATATGCCTGAGGATTTTGGCGATATTGATATTTGCGGACAGCAATAGATGGGAGCCCAAGCTATGTTTAAGTCGATCAGACAAGGCCTGTTGTTATTACTGGTATTGATCAGCAGCGGTTGCACACTACTGTCTCCTTCTTTTGAAGACCCGGTAGTGACGGTGTCATCTTTTCGCGTTGTCCCCTCTGACAGTATTAGCCCCAAGTTTGAAATTGGTTTACATATTGTTAACCCCAATAATGTTGCGCTGGAGCTTGAAGGGGTTGCCTATACCGCCAGCATAGAAGGCAGTCAGGTCTTGGCGGGGGCGAGTAATACGCTACCGGTGATTCCTGCCTA comes from the Oceanicoccus sagamiensis genome and includes:
- a CDS encoding FAD:protein FMN transferase, encoding MLLFNNSAYAQWHNLAEDIMGTRVSVELWHKDQLQADQAMAAVMAVMHQVNASMSPYLESSELYQLNAHAAQTPVVVSADLFSLLQKSLYYSKISDGKFDISFASVGRFYNYRKSLAPSERERLDNLPAINYRQIQLNSAQSSVRFLHPQLKIDLGGIAKGYAVDRAIALLEQRGIASAIVSAGGDSRILGDRRGTPWVMGIRHPRKAEQYAVRIPLINSAISTSGDYERFFIKDEQRVHHIINPATGKSVSSVQSVSILAPLAVDSDALSTTVFVLGIEQGLALVNNMPGIDAIIIAADGRLHYSDELLRAQP
- a CDS encoding LEA type 2 family protein → MFKSIRQGLLLLLVLISSGCTLLSPSFEDPVVTVSSFRVVPSDSISPKFEIGLHIVNPNNVALELEGVAYTASIEGSQVLAGASNTLPVIPAYGEGDVVLNASADLFGSFRVITQLMNKKTRGLNYELEVKLDIGTLMPAIRIEKQGQIDLGGKQRAQ